The stretch of DNA TGGTAATCAGTCATTACACCACAAACAAGAGCTCCTAAGAGCATGAAACTAATCAGTATTCACTGACAAAGTTCACCTAATTCTCTAATGCATTTACTCAGCTGAAACAACCACCAGCTTCTTCCCAACATTCCGGCCAGAGAAGAGTCCTATCAGAGCGCTTGGAGCTCCTTCCAGGCCTTCAGTTACGTCTTCCACATACGTAATCTTCCCTTCCTTTATGTACGGCAGGACCATTTCCAAATACTTTGGATAGAGATGATAGTAATCTAAAACCAGAAATCCTTCCATGCGGATCCGTTTGCTTATCAGACAGAATAAGTTGTGAACGCCTTCGGGCTTCTCAAGATTGTACTGTGAGATCATCCCGCATACAGCAATGCGTCCATGGAGCTTCATGTTCAGCAGCACTGCATCAAGCATCTTTCCCCCAACATTCTCGAAATAAATATCAATTCCATCGGGGAAATGCCTAGTCAAGATAATGCACAAGTGAGAACTATAAGAAAGAATCACTACTCTCAGGAGCGGATccagaggggggggggggggcattgCCCCCCCCCCCTACCCCCATNNNNNNNNNNNNNNNNNNNNNNNNNNNNNNNNNNNNNNNNNNNNNNNNNNNNNNNNNNNNNNNNNNNNNNNNNNNNNNNNNNNNNNNNNNNNNNNNNNNNNNNNNNNNNNNNNNNNNNNNNNNNNNNNNNNNNNNNNNNNNNNNNNNNNNNNNNNNNNNNNNNNNNNNNNNNNNNNNNNNNNNNNNNNNNNNNNNNNNNNNNNNNNNNNNNNNNNNNNNNNNNNNNNNNNNNNNNNNNNNNNNNNNNNNNNNNNNNNNNNNNNNNNNNNNNNNNNNNNNNNNNNNNNNNNNNNNNNNNNNNNNNNNNNNNNNNNNNNNNNNNNNNNNNNNNNNNNNNNNNNNNNNNNNNNNNNNNNNNNNNNNNNNNNNNNNNNNNNNNNNNNNNNNNNNNNNNNNNNNNNNNNNNNNNNNNNNNNNNNNNNNNNNNNNNNNNNNNNNNNNNNNNNNNNNNNNNNNNNNNNNNNNNNNNNNNNNNNNNNNNNNNNNNNNNNNNNNNNNNNNNNNNNNNNNNNNNNNNNNNNNNNNNNNNNNNNNNNNNNNNNNNNNNNNNNNNNNNNNNNNNNNNNNNNNNNNNNNNNNNNNNNNNNNNNNNNNNNNNNNNNNNNNNNNNNNNNNNNNNNNNNNNNNNNNNNNNNNNNNNNNNNNNNNNNNNNNNNNNNNNNNNNNNNNNNNNNNNNNNNNNNNNNNNNNNNNNNNNNNNNNNNNNNNNNNNNNNNNNNNNNNNNNNNNNNNNgggggggggggggggcattgCACCCCCTCCCTACCCCCattacatatatgtgtgtgtatattatatgctttagtatatataaataatgtattattacACATGAAAATCATTGAAAGTTGAAGCAGCTTAGTTGGTTGGTAGTGAGTTTTTATTACAAAAGGTCTAGGGATTATTTCATCAGTCTTGGACATTCATATCAGAAAGAAAGTACTGCAATTTCCTAGcacataaaaacaaaaaggaatacaaaaattcaaactaacCTTTTTAAAGCTGCATTCAAGTCCGGCTCCTCTTTGTAGTTAAAGGCATCATCAAATCCAAATTTGTTCTTCAACAAATCaaccttaacaaacaaacaaagaaaaagaaagattaaattaaaaagaaagaaaactaaTTTCACCACTCACCTTTGATTTCATGAATTATAAATTGTAATGATCTGTATGATAGGTAATATTCACTAATGACTATGCAAAACATAAAGAGGAAAATCAAGGAAAAAGCCTGCAGAGGTGGATTTTTCTAAACACCATGAGTTGATGAATATGTTAACTAATATTGACAATTATAAATGAATTGCTACATGTGTTCCACTAGTTGATCTTCCTAAAACTTGGTTTAACCTATCTTTTTGATAGATAAAACAAATCCCAAGCTACATGTGTGCTGCAGAGTCCACAGTCTCAAGCCTATATATATCTAAGATGAAGCCATTATGGAGCACAGATTTAGAGAAAGTGATTCATAAGTTGAAAGGACTTCATTGGTCAAGAAGTGATATGACCGATGTAGGGGGAAATGAAATAGAGAATACAGAAAAGAGAAAAGGCAACAGGAGGAGAGACCAAGGGATTTAAAAAATCCTACAAGCTTGACTTTTTTTTCCACTTCTAGACCCAAGACTATTAAACCATTCCTACATTTGGTCcctaactattaattttttcacatttgatccttgactattaattttttcacatttggtcccacgacttttaaaacCTTGCCACATTTGGTCCTCCGGCCTAACTTCCGGTCACCGTTGACCAAATATTTTAGTTGAAAAATGTTATAGAAAACGGTAACTTTGACCTTCAAGATAAGTCACATGACTATTATGCACTCATGTTCAATAACAGAGTGATACAAATTTGGTCACCGGTGACCGGAAATTAGGCCAGAGGACCAAATGTGGCaatgttttaaaagttgcagGACTAAATGTGGAAAAGTTAATAGTTGGGAACCAAATGTTGAAATGGTccaatagtcataggaccaaaagtgaaaaaaactcTACAAATTTCAATCAGTAAAATTGCAAAGAGAGATTAATTCAGTAAGGACCTTCTCTTTGCTACCAGCACAACCAACAACGTGACAACCCAAAAGCTTAGCAAATTGTCCAACAAGCTGACCAACAGCTCCAGATGCTGCAGAAATGAAGACAGTTTCTCCTTTCTTGGGGGAGCACACCTCATAGAAGCCAGCATATGCAGTTGTACCAGCCATACCtacaaaatttcaagtaaaTAGATGAACTATCACAGCTATCAAGATATTCTAATTATGACTATTTTTGTGGTGGTAGAGATGGCTAGGGTTAGGAAAAGCAAAAAATGAAGCTATAACAAATGAAAGAATATAAGGACAGATTGATGCAACAACCAATTAAATACTGATCTAGGTTGAATCAATTAATGCAACATCACAAGCAAACTCTCAGTGCAGCGATGCTCAGCATCCAAGCAGGAATGTGAAGCTCCACTATTGAAGCTAGAATATAATCAAACTCAGTCCAATGCAGCCTTAATCCCAACCTAGGAGTTGGCTACATTGGTTCCGCTTATCAAAGTAACCACAATCTACTTTCCCTTGAATTCTCTGTGTCATCAAGAACATCACAATCCCTAAGGCTAACATATCTCAATAACTTTTAACCAAGGTTACTTTAGTCAGTGTCTCTATCTGCTATTTCCTATCAGGCTATTATTGCCACAATTGCTGCCTTGCTATTATACCATGAAATTTAACCAAGTGTATGTAAAATGATACACACACACGCACTCTCTCTAAGCGTGTCTGTGTAAGTGATTAAGTTCAAGGAACTTACCAAGAAGTCCAGTATAATATGAAAGAGGCACATCAGTATGTTGGATTTTAAAAAGCCCCTGAGTGTCAGTAATAATGCTGTATTCCTCCCATCCTGTTACTCCCCAAACTAAGTCTCCCTTCTTGAAGTTGGGATGGCCAGACTCTAAAACTCTAGCAACTCCATACCCCACAATAGGCTACACCAAAATTATAAAACATTTAAGCTAATTAAAGGTACAGAGAGGAGAATACAGATTACTATAAGTGCACAAGCAGATAGTAGATATATACATTTCTAAGCTAGTTTAAAATGCACTTTTCATTCCTCAACTATATCTATAACCACTATTCATCTCGATTCATCTGTCCATTGTAGATATAATTGAGATACAATATCTggaaatttgcaatttttgtTTCTCAATTATACCTATAGCCGTTATTCCTCTCTCAATTGTTTATGTAATTGAGGTAAGAGAAGTGTTATTTTGTACGGAAGTTTTCCCTAAATATTTTGGCAATGCTTCGAAAAAATTCAACCTCTCAAGGATGCTCTAACCAATCAAAAGCTAATAGAATAACACTTCCAATTACGCAGATAATACTCAGCTAATACACGAataatcatgaatttttttaCTTACAGAGCCGGGAGTGAAGGACTGAGCATAGCTGCCCTCCGTTTTGTTCATGCGAATTCGCATGTAGGGATCGCATGAGAGATAGAGATTCTTCAGGAGCACGGCGTTGGAACCCGCCGGAACCTCCAGTTTCACGGTAGTTGTTCGGATTTCCATGTCCGACTCCTTCGGAAAGCCGGTCACGTAGCCTTTCAAAATCACCTGCTTGTTGCTCACTTCCGCCATTGTTCCCTGTCTCTTAGGTACCAATGCCGCCGCAATGCTCAGAGAGAAAAGAGTATTTCTACGAGGAGATGATCGAAGAGTGAAGAAATACTCTCGCGGATCCTCGGTTACTCCGCTACGTGGTTCGTTGTCGTACTCTCCATATTCCAAAACGGCACACACTTTCACGAGTGTTCATAAACAGATTAACAGCGACATGGCCTTAGCTAATTGGTGATTAAGCTCCAAATTCAAGATAATACTGTGTGTTGAGAAATAATATTTGTGGCTCAAAATCCTTGGCGGGTTAAGTTGCATGATCTCCACCCCTCACCTGAAGCTACAGCTTTGTTTCTAAGTTTTTGTtcttttatgtataaaaatataaaataggcATTGTAATCATCATTAtatctttatattatttatcgTAATATCCTCTCAATTTAacaattttctaatttatcATTTGTATATTCTTTCATAttatttaacttatttttaCATAATTATCAATTGTTCGATTATTTACTTCCACATAATTTCACATTATTCCATTATATTCCAACCAAGTGGTATAAAAGCGAttttaagagcatccttatcagtggggATATTTTGCGGTTATTGAGTAATTTTTGTAAGTgagattaggaaagagaaaatgagaggagaaatagataaaagaatataaagagggaaaaatataaaaagaaaaccaaaaagCTGCAATTGAGGACAGGCAACAGAGGATGCGTATGGTTTTTGTCAGGCGcctctctccttctctctctctatttgtcAGATAATTCACTGTTCCAAAAACCTTCTTTACAGGccatatttttttctctctctttgctTCCCTTTTTCCATGTGGCATGTTACTGTTCTAAAAACCTCTAAAGATCTACTGATATTGATGTCCTAATTgagaaattattttcaaatatgtCGACTTTCAACAAATTCGATATTGAGAAGTTTGATAAGAAAATTAGTTTCTCTATCTAGAGAGTCCAAATGAAAGACCTCCTAACCCATAATGGAACAACTATGATGGCATATGACTAGTGGGATGATTTGGATGACAAAGTAAAATTGAGTGGATTCTAGATTCTGGTTGTATATTTCACATGTGTCCTCATAAAGACTAGACAATCTCTCTAGAATCGGTCGATGGTAGAGTTGTTTTGATGGATAATGATACTCAATGCAAGGTTACGTTAGTGGAACTGTAAGTATTTAGATAAAAACTCATGATAATATTGTtaggactcttaccaatgttcggtatattTTTAACTTCAAACTGAACTTGATATCCTTGGGCACCTTGAAATCTCTATGGTGCAAGTACATATATAAGGTGGAGTTATGAAGGTGATAAAaagttttattgtttttatgaaACTTATTGATTTGGAAGCTTGTATATGTTACATGACAGTATTGTGACAAGTTTAGTAGCAGTATCCTCATTGGTGGTTGATGTTGATCTCACGCAATTATGCCATTTGCGTCTagggcatatgagtgagaaagaCATACATATTATGAGCAAGAAAGAGCAAGAAAGGTTTCTGAGAGGTTCAAATATGGGTAAATTAGATTCTAGAGAAAGACATACATATTATGAGTTTGAATAAATTGATTGGTTGTTACTTATGAGAGTAAGTTTaatacttataaagaaaaatgttatacttttaattaaatatgtaatatttttgaatcaaAATGTGATAGATATTATGGGGGGAATaattacttataaagaaaatcataatacttatgagtaaaaatgtaatacttatgaaaaacTCAAATTGTCTTACGAGTGAGGACTTGCGTGAGACGATCTCATTAGAGATTTTGCCTCAAATATATCATTCACTTTCTATTTTTGGGAATAAAGGttaaataggctatcaaactacACACAGTATTGCAAAAATCCCGTCTAAGCAACGATTAATCGGTGTCTAGGCGCTAGACGCTggccgaccgcctagcgtatcaccataatcggtggtctaggcggccgaCTAGGTTGAgtaggccgcctaagctccgcctagaCCTTCTAGGCGTCGGCTAATtcgcctaggcaccgactaggttGCCTAGTCGACTGATTACCTTTAATTTGttcacttattttttaaatgggttatttcacatAAATCGATATCGTTTTGAACAAAATAagcctaaattgttcaaatcctatatgtttttttaatttttttaatatttaatattttagtattaattattaaagtattaattaaatagtttataattatcaagtcttaaaaatttaaaaaaaataaacaaatttttaaagaataaaaaataaaataaaaaatacatgacgcctaggcgccgactaatccccgcctaggcgcccccGAGCACCCGAGGAACGCCTATTGATTTTTCAACTATGATTACACCGCAATTAGGTCATTCAACTCAAAAAAAGTTACAATCGAATCCTTGAACAGTGTAAATTCAAGCAATTAAATCTAAAATGACCTATTGACCGAATAATTAAATGGTGTGGCAATTACCAaactaattgcaatttaataTGTAATTCGATGACATATTTGACACAAATTCCCTATTTTTTGTTTGCATTGTCAAATTGTATCAATCTTATTACTCTTAATGCCACTCGTAAGTCGTAATTGACAATTTTAGAAGGATTACAGTATCATTTCGTCAAAATACTTAATACAACGCCAGATCCTCACCTCAAACCCAGCCTGCCGGAGTTTCCTTCCCTTGCAACTCTTTCTCCCTCTTCGGTCCGATCAGTCGCCTGAAGGTCTTAACAGGTCCGCCGCTTTCTCCTTCTTCAAATCGGAGCTAAATTCGTTGTTTGTTTTTCGAATTAAACTCCTAATAGATCAACATTATAAAACTCGGTGATCTCGTATGAATTTCGGTTACATTTTCTTTTAGATTGATTCTAGATTATGTTATAAGTATCTTGCCAACAAGTAGTGGTCTCTAATTCATATCTGGATTGCGGAAGAAGCAGTAATTTCTTTTCAGATTACACTACTTTTTAGACTGGCAATTTGTCGTAGGGTCAATGCAATTGCAGAGGATTCAAGGTTTAGATTGGTGGTAAATTACACATATCTCCAGGAAGTTGGCTTGGGTTTGAGTCCCACCTCATTTACCCATATGTACCCAAAAAATTGCTATAGTAGAATCTTGGCTGCTATGTAGACACTGCAAAGTTAAAAGTCATAGGCTCTTTTTAGACTAAAGAAACTAAATTTACAGATTTGGACAAAGAGAGGGCCAATGGAGGAAGAGATTAAAGAATTACTCAATGATCTTGAATCACTCAAGAAAATGCTGTCTGATCCCACTCAGTGCCAATTGGTTGATAAGGTAATTGCATACCTAGATGTTTCATATTCTTGTGTTTTTATGCTTACATATAAATTGGGAAAACACGTGATTGAAGCACATTGATCAAGACCAATTTTATATACAGAAatgcataattaattaaattaagggttgaaattatttgtttttgggTTCCTTCTTTTAGATTCAATTGCATGCTGAGCATCTCTCAGCCCTAACAAATTCAGGACCTTTACGGCGCTCAAAAGTCAAGGTAATTGTGTTTTCACATTCTAAATTTGCATTATCACTTAAATGAGTGGCTTCCTAAGTTAacgttttgtttattttcctgGTTACAGGACATGAGTGCTGAGGTGGTTGATAGCAATCCATACAGCAGGCTTATGGCACTTCAGAGGATGGGCATTGTGGAAAATTATGAAAGAATACGAGGGTTCTCTGTTGCCATAGTTGTCTGTACTTTGATCTCTtcccttttatattttaaacatatattttttagttttttcctttttgcCCAAGTGActgataaaatatatatgcaaaaaATGTGTTTAAGATATATATGGTagacatacacacacacacatgctacatttaagtttattattagcTACTCCAATAATGTGtcagaaattaaataaatgtgaTGAGATTTATAAATGGTTGTAAGCCtactttctcttttttatttttattttttaattttaattttaattttaattttttttaaattttatatatctcTAACATCTTCTACAATTGCAATATAGGTTGTTTTTGCCACAAATTACATTGAAATGTTCATATTATATTCTTCATGAAATTTTGAACAGGGCATAGGTGGTGTAGGCAGTGTTGCAGCTGAGATGCTAACAAGGTGTGGCATTGGTCGCCTTTTATTGTATGATTATGACAAAGTGGAGTTAGCTAACATGAATAGGCTATTTTTTCGTCCGGAGCAGGTGTTGTTTAAGACAATATTCTCAATTTTTGTTAATCTTAAATTATACTTGTGTACAGTAgttattaaaaattgtactatgtatatatttacaacCTGCATACTGTATTTGGATGCTATGCTTTTTCTTGCTATCCAAAGCTCTTGTAGTTTCCTAGTATATGATAAGTTGTGCCTCGAAGTTGTAACTAAAATGAAGAACAGAAGAACATCTGCCTAATCTAGTTCCATACTATTTGCATTGTTTCCAGGTTGGTATGACAAAGACAGATGCTGCTGTTCAAACCCTTGCTGAAATAAATCCTGATGTTGTGCTTGAGGTAAGGATTAAAGATTAGCATTttcatgttttctgttttaGGACTACTTCCTCATACCCACTTCACAGAGTGAAAGAACATTTAAGTTGATAtgtactcttattttattttgtggtTGTGTTTGTTGAATGTCTTTCAATAAGTGTTACTTGTTTGTACCACACTACCACCCACATTTAGCCTGCAAGATGTGGGGTGTTGCTTTGATATCTAATGTTGTGTGTAATTTTCCTTGATAGTAATCTTTGAACTGCTCAATTGAACTTGTGGTTTTAAAGTCTGTAGTTTTCCATAGTTTTCATATTCATCTAACTAATTTTTTCTTTCAGAGCTATACATTGAATATCACAACAGTTGATGGTTTTGAGACGTTCATGTCAAGCCTCCAGAATAAGTCATTCTGCCCAAATAAAGAAGGTAGTGGGGTAGATCTTGTTTTAAGCTGTGTAGATAATTACGAAGCAAGGATGGTAGTAAATCAGGTATGACAAGTATCTGCTAAAGGACTTTCAAGTGCACACAAAAGAATTTGTTCAATGTACTCAATATTGAGGGTTTTTTCTTCGTCTTAGTTGGCCCTCTTTTGTCTAAATTTGCATAGCTAAGTCAATTCTTGGTCTAACAGGCATGCAATGAATTAAACCAGATTTGGATGGAATCTGGTAAGTCATTTGTTTTcttctgcttttttttttttttggtgttattattatcattaaaactTTTTGCTTGTCTTTTAAAATACTGTTTCATGCTTATGGGAAATATTCTGTGCAATTAAGATACTGTCTAATTAATTTAGATGAGAAAAAAGCTACTGCTTGTGCTTATAAATGATGGAATAAATGTCTAAAGATGACAAGTTAGAGGAAACTGCTCCTGCTTATAAATGATGGAATATATGTCTAAAGATGATAATTTAGAATACTACTCCTGCTTATAAATGATGGAATGTACATGTAAAATGCATGAGGTGGTATAGCTTAGTAATTCCATACAGAAACCAGGTATTCAACCTGGTATCTCTTATGCCTACAATAGTTGCAGAGGGAAGATGCAATAACGGGATGAGTCAAGTTGAGTGGGTTGAACCCTTCTTTGACTCAGCTCCACTTGAGTCCTGGGTCATTCTCAGGCTAAACTGACTCATTGCAAGGCTCTGGAACTGGGAACTTGATACTCTTGAGTCTTTTTTTAGATGTTATTACCTTGTAATCATATGTGATTCTCTTTTACGAAATTTACTCAAGGAAATTTTCTGGCAGGTGTATCTGAAAATGCTGTCTCAGGTCACATACAATTGTTGATTCCTGGTGAAACTGCCTGCTTTGCTTGTGTGCCTCCCTTGGTAAGATTCAATTCTCAATTGAATTGCTGCAATTCCCTCGTATCTTTGCTGGAAATTTTATAATCGAGAAATATTTGGTCATGGTTTTGAAAAATGCTTGTAAAGTATACTGAAATAGATGTGGTCCAACCCACTAAAGCAATGTTTGTATAAACAAGTAATGATGACGATGTTTGGGATAGGTCTAGTGCCATAGTGATCATTTGTTGATCATGAGGTCATGGTTTTAAATCCTAGAAACCTCCTCCCTGGAAACAGAGGTAACTTTGCCTACATTTTCTTTCCACTGACCTTGTATGATGTTAGTGCCTTGTGCACTGGCATGACATTTATAAAGCTAGTAAATGATATCAAGGGTGTTTTCTTCTGTTAGTCCTAGTGTTGTATGCAGTCACAGAGTTTCTCTTAAAATCTTGGTTGATAATTTGAATTCTTTACTTGTTAGGTTGTAGCATCTGGAATTGATGAACGCACTCTCAAGCGTGAAGGTGTGTGTGCTGCCTCTTTGCCTACTACCATGGTAAGTTTTCTGTGTCTTCATTAACTTCTTGTTTCATGAGCCTGGACTTTTTACCTAGTACATAAAACTCCTCAAATTCCTATGTCAAATTGATGAAATGTTATGAATCTTGTGTATGACTAATGAACTTGATAAATTTGACTTGGGAATGAGATAAATTTAAATTCCTAATTTGATGAATCTCTCCATGAGGCTCAGATGGATGTGTTTAATATGCTCTCCAGTACTTTTGCCATCCCTTTTCCCTAGTTTAATACATTTCATCTTAACTGACTTTGGTAGGGAGTTGTTGCCGGGCTTTTGGTTCAGAACACACTGAAGTACTTGTTAAAGTTTGGACATGTGTCCCCATATCTGGTAACTTTATTCCCTAACAGCCTTCCCATGCACACACTTATGCACTTGCTGTGATTAGTGTTTAAAATACATATGCACATGTTTGGCTAGTGCTTGGACTTGGGATGTTGAAGTGATTAAAGTAAAAGTTATCACCGAGTGCTTAACTTCCCTTCTTGACCCTGGGTTGATTTCAGGGATACAATGCTCTGAAAGATTATTTTCCAACAATGGAGATGAAGCCAAATACTCAATGCTCAAATGCAGCTTGTTTGGAGCGACAAGTATAATCACTTTGACCTTATTCTACAGATCATTCAGCTTAGCTTGGATATTTTGACTAAAAATTCTTTCAAACTGCAGAGGGAATACATTCTTGCAAAGCCTGCCAGGGATGCTGCTGCAAAAGCAAAGATGGAGGAGGAAGCATCAAAATTAATAGAGATCCCCATTCATGATGATAATGAATGGAATATAAGGTATTGTAGACAACAGATTTATCTTAGTATTCAAGACTCAAGGCAGATGATACTTCTAATTTACCTTGGAAGATTTTTAGTCGTTACAACATTGAAAGATGAATTGAAACTAAGATCGTTGTTATATGATGCCCTACAGTGTACTCGATGACAGTGATCTAGATAGTGCAAATGCCAATAGTTCAGGTAATCTTTACAAATTGATCAGCATCAGATCTGTTATATATAACTTGGTGTGTCATCTAAACATGCTTTTCATTTGTCATTGATTCTCGTCATTCACTTATCTTTTCCGCTTCAGGTGTACTCCCCGAAGGGCTCGTTCATGAGCTGCCGACTGCAGATGAATTTCCGAATATTCCTCCTTCTGAGACCACTTGTCCTGTGGATGACCTTGAAGAACTTAGAAAGC from Ipomoea triloba cultivar NCNSP0323 chromosome 7, ASM357664v1 encodes:
- the LOC116024661 gene encoding ubiquitin-like modifier-activating enzyme 5 → MEEEIKELLNDLESLKKMLSDPTQCQLVDKIQLHAEHLSALTNSGPLRRSKVKDMSAEVVDSNPYSRLMALQRMGIVENYERIRGFSVAIVGIGGVGSVAAEMLTRCGIGRLLLYDYDKVELANMNRLFFRPEQVGMTKTDAAVQTLAEINPDVVLESYTLNITTVDGFETFMSSLQNKSFCPNKEGSGVDLVLSCVDNYEARMVVNQACNELNQIWMESGVSENAVSGHIQLLIPGETACFACVPPLVVASGIDERTLKREGVCAASLPTTMGVVAGLLVQNTLKYLLKFGHVSPYLGYNALKDYFPTMEMKPNTQCSNAACLERQREYILAKPARDAAAKAKMEEEASKLIEIPIHDDNEWNISVLDDSDLDSANANSSGVLPEGLVHELPTADEFPNIPPSETTCPVDDLEELRKQLDALNAN
- the LOC116026285 gene encoding 2-alkenal reductase (NADP(+)-dependent)-like produces the protein MAEVSNKQVILKGYVTGFPKESDMEIRTTTVKLEVPAGSNAVLLKNLYLSCDPYMRIRMNKTEGSYAQSFTPGSPIVGYGVARVLESGHPNFKKGDLVWGVTGWEEYSIITDTQGLFKIQHTDVPLSYYTGLLGMAGTTAYAGFYEVCSPKKGETVFISAASGAVGQLVGQFAKLLGCHVVGCAGSKEKVDLLKNKFGFDDAFNYKEEPDLNAALKRHFPDGIDIYFENVGGKMLDAVLLNMKLHGRIAVCGMISQYNLEKPEGVHNLFCLISKRIRMEGFLVLDYYHLYPKYLEMVLPYIKEGKITYVEDVTEGLEGAPSALIGLFSGRNVGKKLVVVSAE